The following coding sequences lie in one Chlorocebus sabaeus isolate Y175 chromosome 29, mChlSab1.0.hap1, whole genome shotgun sequence genomic window:
- the LOC103231525 gene encoding olfactory receptor 6E1-like, protein MDKKSKYCKESIISKAQSLWKDIMKEEPWEQVIQNVEYRPAEVRGAIGNRTTVTEFVLLGLSEACELQMLIFLGLLLTYLLTLLGNLLIMVITLMNRRLHTPMYYFLHNFAVLEIWFTSVIFPKVLTNILTGYKTVSLPGCFLQSFLYFFLGTTEFFLLAVTSFDRYVAICNPLRYATIMSQRVCVQLVLCSWMTGFLLIIVPSFLVLQQPFCGPNIINHFFCDNFPLLELICADTTLIELLGFVIANISLLGTLSVTATYYGHILHTILHIPLNKEKQKAFSTCSSHIIVMFLFYGSCIVMYIRSGKSDQKEDRNKVVALLNTVVAPMLNPFIYTLKKKQVKQVFREQVRKLLL, encoded by the exons ATggataaaaaatcaaaatattgcaAAGAATCTATTATATCCAAAGCTCAGAGTTTGTGGAAGGATATAATGAAAGAAGAACCTTGGGAACAGGTCattcagaatgttgaatatcggccag CAGAGGTCAGAGGAGCCATCGGGAACCGCACCACCGTCACCGAGTTTGTCCTGCTGGGGCTCTCAGAGGCCTGTGAGCTGCAGATGCTCATCTTCCTGGGGCTCCTCCTGACCTACCTCCTCACACTGCTGGGGAACCTGCTTATCATGGTCATCACCCTCATGAACAGGCGCCTCCACACCCCCATGTACTACTTCCTCCACAACTTTGCTGTCCTGGAGATCTGGTTCACTTCAGTCATCTTCCCCAAGGTGCTAACCAACATCCTCACAGGATACAAGACCGTCTCCCTCCCAGGCTGCTTCCTGCAAAgtttcctctattttttcttgGGTACCACAGAGTTCTTCCTCCTGGCGGTGACATCCTTTGACAGGTACGTGGCCATATGTAACCCTTTGCGTTATGCCACCATCATGAGCCAAAGGGTCTGTGTCCAGCTAGTCCTCTGTTCGTGGATGACAGGATTCCTTCTCATCATTGTTCCAAGTTTCCTCGTCCTTCAGCAGCCATTCTGTGGCCCCAACATCATTAACCATTTCTTCTGTGACAACTTTCCCCTCCTGGAACTCATTTGTGCAGACACAACTCTGATAGAGCTCCTGGGTTTTGTTATAGCCAACATCAGCTTACTGGGCACTCTGTCCGTGACGGCCACTTACTATGGCCACATCCTCCACACCATTCTGCACATCCCCTTAAACAAAGAGAAGCAGAAAGCCTTCTCCACCTGCTCTTCCCACATCATTGTCATGTTTCTCTTCTATGGCAGCTGCATCGTCATGTATATCCGGTCAGGCAAAAGTGACCAGAAGGAAGACAGGAACAAGGTGGTGGCATTGCTTAACACCGTGGTGGCCCCGATGCTCAATCCCTTCATCTACACCCTGAAGAAGAAACAGGTGAAGCAGGTGTTTAGGGAGCAGGTGAGAAAGCTCCTCTTATAA